GGCAGCCCGATTTCATTCCCTCTACCCGGTCGTACGGCATCAAAAGTGTTCGTTCATCTTTCAGGCCTACCACTTCGGCTTCAACAATTTTTCCGGTAATCGTGTGTATTCCGTAGATCTCTCCCACACAGGCTTCCAGCCCGGTACATTCGATAATGGTTCCAATCACGGAAGATACCTTACCAAAGCGTTTTGAGCGTACACGATTCGACCGCAGGTGTTTCCTGATGTGATTGAAATGTTTCGTAATATCTTTGGCAGCTATGGCTTCCATGTGGGGAGTGTGAGTGATTTTTTCAGGTCAGCCAGCATAGTTTTAAAGGTGTGAACCACCGTTTCGCGATTACTTTCCAGCTTGTATTCCCCTGGATTGAACGATTTATCCGTTCGGATATAAATAGTTGTTCCGGGTGCATACTCCTCCTTTAGCCGGTTGATATACTCGCGGTCTGATTCTGAAATCCACAGTACCGGTTTAGTCGTTTCCTCTATTCTTTGCAAAATCGGCCCGAGTTCAGCTTCCATGCTGTTTCTGATCTCCGGATTTTCGACCGGAATTTCGAGAATCGACTCCGCAAGTTCGAAGGCGAGGTCGATGACACCCGGATCGAGAAGTTTCTGCCTCTCCTGCCATTCACCGTGTGCTTCTTTCAGGGTCGAGTCTAACCGCTGAACCTTAAAATCAATCTCTTCGGCAGCCTGTTTGTAGCCTTGTTCCAATCCTTCCTGCAGGGCTGCTTCGTAAACATCCTTTCGCGCGCGCCGGAGCCTCTCTTCCCACTGGCGGTTATTTTCAGCTAATAACTCTTCAATATCAGGCTGCTCCTCACTCCCGGAAATCTCTTCCGGCGTGCGCTCATCAAAAAGCATTTTGTAGCTGAGTGTAGCCTGATCTTTTTGGTCCCAGCTGATATTGTTGTTGTTAATAATTCTGCGGCTCATAATGGATTACTCAACAATCTCTTCTTCTTCCATCTTACGTGTACTGATCTGTCCGCTCTCTTCAAGGGCCTTGATCTTCTTAATAATGCTAGACTGGGCCTCCTTCACATCTTTAAGCGGCACAGGACCAAGGGCTTCCATATCTTCTTTGAGCATATCTGCTGCCCGGTTCGACATGTTTCTGAGAAACTTTTCGGCAAGTTGCTCTTCCACACCTTTCAGACCCATAACAAGATCCGCTTTTTCCATTTCGTTGATGATGAGCTGAACAGTTCTGTCGTCGAAGTGAATGATATCTTCGAAAAGGAACATTTGCTCTTTAATCTCATCTGCCATCTTATTATCTCGTGCGGTAATACTGTCGAGAACGGCGCGTTCAACCGAAATTTCAGCTTCATTAAGAATATGAGCAACGGTAGCCGTACCACTTTTTACGCGATCGCCCATCGAATCCATTCCTCCCATATGCTCTTTGATTACCTCTTCGATCTCTTCGATCACCTCTGAGGAAATTTTGTCCATCGATGCCAGGCGAAACATAATCTCTCCCTGCATCTCCGGTTCGAGGTGGGTAAGAATTTCGGCTGCTTTATCCATTTGAAGCTGCGAAAAAATCAGTGCCGCAACCTGTGGATGCTCATTCTGGATAAAGTTCGCAATCTGCGTAATTTTTGTATCCTGAAATTCATCAAATACAGTGGTTCCGGATTGTGCTTTCAGTTTCCGCAGCATTTTTTCGGAATTCGCATTTCCGCCGAGCTCACCAAGAAGTTCTGTTGCATAATCATAGCCACCCTCGAGAATGTACTGCTTGGCCTCCATCATCTGGTAAAACTGCCGAAGAATATCGTCTACAACATCCGTTTTTACGTTCTGTATTTTTGCCACTTCCAGCATAATCTCTTCTACCTCATTGGATTTAAGAGATTTCATCATCTCGGAGGCCGTTTTTGAACCTACCGTTATGATAAACACAGCAGCTTTTTGTGCTCCCGTTAGCTTACTAACATCGTCAACCAGGTCCGATTTCTTTTTCGTTTTTATAGCCATAATTACGCTTCATCCTCCAAAGTCATCATTGCGCGGATTACATGTGCTGCTTCAGCAGGTTTCAGTTCAACAAAATCTTTGATTTCTTCCATCACATAGGCTTTCTGTTCAAGCTGTTTCCGTGATTTTGCTGTGAGTTTCTTATCCACAAAGTCTTCGATCTCAACGTCACTCATTCCTTCGAGGCTCAGCTTCTCCTCATCTGTAAGATCCAGTTGTTCAATATCCGTCTTCTCTTTTGGAGCAGGAAGACTTACAGCAACTCCCGTATCTTCATCCTCGCCCATCCGTTTCCTGATATTCATAATCAGCGCAACAATTGTCAGGAAGGTTGCAAGGATCAGTACCCATCGGAAAATATCACCCCATGGCGTGGGCTGATCGGTAAAGTATCCGTAGTTGTCTGTTGCCGTAGGATCGTGAAATTGTATTTGTGTGATAGTAAGTTCATCACCCCGGGCGGGTGACATTCCCAGTGCCAGACGAACAACTTCGCGAAACTCTTCAATTTCTTCCTGTGCATAAGGCTGCGCTACCAGCACCTCCTCTCCGGCATCGTTTACCTCTGTACCCATTTTGTAATTCAGTAAAACGGATGCAGAAAGCCGCTTGATTTCACCCTGTGTTTTCTCAAAAATTTCGCGGGTTTTGTTTACTTCATAATTTCGTGTCTGCGACGTGGTTTCCTGATTCCTTTGGGATGTGACTACCGATTCACCTCTCTGTGCGACCGGGGTAAACTCGTCGATCGGCACAAGCTGTAGGTTCTCTTCGTTATTGGCCTCGGTTCGGCGGTCTTCAGAAATAATCAACCGGCTGTCCGGGTCGATCAGGTCCGATTCGCGTACCAGCCGGTCAAAATCGTGCTCGGCCGATACCCGCAGAATACTGTTTCCGTTTCCAAGCACACGATCCAGCATGCTTTGACCGCGCTCGGTCAGGTACGTTTCGGTAGTTTTCCGAAGCTGCATCTGCAAATTACCGGATGCAAAGTCCCCCTGGTTATCGGCATTTTCCGTGAGCCGGTTTCCAGCCTGGTCTAATATGGTTACTGATTCGCTGTCGAGCATCTCCACACTTCCTGCTATCAGTGAAGTAATACCAGTCACCTGGTCACCTGAAAGTTTTTGCCCTTGTTTGAGTGTAATGATTACCGACGCGCTTGCGCTCACGGATGACTGCTGAAAGGGTGTTCGCTCCGGCAGCACAAGATGGACGCGGGAAAACTCAACCTGGTCGAGGCTGTTAATTGATCGAGCCAGTTCGCCTTCAAGAGCACGTTTTTTATTCACCTGCTGCATGAAGTCGGTCATCCCCAGGGAGTTGGCATCAAAAAGTTCATATCCCTGAACATCTGACCGGGAGGAGCTGACCGTTGCCAGTTTCATCCTCATTTCGTGAACCTGGGCATTCGGCACATAAATGGATCTTCCGTCGTTTTCCACCCGGTAATTAACGCCTTGTTCTTCCAGCTGAGCCACAACTTCCTGGGCGGCTTCGGGCTGAAGAGAACCAAAAAGAAGAGCGTAATCGGGTTTTAACGCCCAGTAAAAAAGAGCACCGAGAAACACAAAAATAGCCACAACCATCCCTACAAAAAGGGTGCGCTGTGCCGGATTCAGGGGGCCAAAAAATTGCTGGAAACTATCTGTAAACTTGTTCATTTAGAAGAACCTTAAATTTGCATCCGGCTGATTTCATGATAAGCTTCGATCGCCTTATTGCGAACTTCAACCATCATCTGAAAACTGAGTTGGGCACGCTGCATGGAAATCATCACATCGTGCACGTTATCGGTTTTACCGGCTACAAAATCCTGAACGTTCTGATCGGATTCTTTCATGGTTTCATCCACGCTGCCAACGGCGCGGATCAGCATATCCGAAAAAGATTCACCGCCTTGCTGAGGCCGCACACTGCTGCCTCTCTCCGGGGAGATCTCGATCTCTCGGAACGGTCGTATTCCCTGTATATCAAATGAGTCCATAGTCTGAGGTATCCGTAGTAGTTTATTATTCTTTACGCTCTTGTATCAACATTCATGCCACGATCTGCAAAGCTGTGCTCGCTTACGCTCCCCTGCAGATCATAAAGCCTGACCGGTGTGGAAGAGGCAAAATTTTTCTTAATCATGGAGGATTCTTCCACTGTCAGAGATGGCGGCGTTGAAGCAGCAGCAACTTTTCGAATTCCGTTGTTTCGGATCGACAGATCCTGCTGCTGATTAAAAATAGGTTCCGTTATCATTATTTTATATTTCGAGTGAACGTTTAATGATCTCTTTCTCAGCTTCTACTGCACTCAGGTTAGCTTCATACAGCCTGTTTGCACTCACAAGCTGAGTCATCTCGCGAACCAAGTCCACATCAGGGTAGCGTACCATACCGTTCTCATCTGCATCAGGATGATTTGGATCAAACTCATACCGGAATGAATCCTGCTCGGTAACCTCAAATTCGGGACCAAGCCCGGCGGTTTTCTGAGCGGACTGAATCGGTCCTGCCTGGCTGAAATGTTTAGAATCGGTTCGCTTAAGCGTGGAAATGCTGTCGAGAAGCAGGTTTTTGAAATTATCCTGGGGAACCGGGCGGGACTGGACCGTTTGCGGACGGTATATTTGATCTGATCCTTTCGGAGCAGATACCCCGGCGTTGGCAATATTTCTGGAAGCCGTGGCAATTTTTTCCCGCTGCACGGCAAGACCTTTTCCTGCCGTTTGAAATGTTGAAAAAATTCTGTCAGGTAGCATAGTCTGTTTCTGAATTATCGGTTAATGCCTGTGATGCCGTTCTTAAGCATCTCAAAATGGTGGCGGAGTGACCGGGTGACAAGATTTACCCGAACCTGTGTGTCTGCCATTTCAAGAAGCTCATCTTCCAGTTCAATCGGCTGATCGGTCTCGACGATACTGGGCGTAACCTCTTTCATGCCGCGTGCGCCGGAGCTGTTTTGAACACGCTGCAGTTCTTCCTCAAAATCAACGCGGTGCTTATTAAAGCCCGGTGTATCGGCATTTGCGATATTTCCCGCCGTCACGCGCTGCCGAAGCGTGTAGGTATCCATGGCACGTGCGAGCAGCTGAGTGTGGTTGCTGTCAATTAATTTCATTGCAATACGATAGTCTGTAGATGATGATCCGGCATGATTTACATCACCAACCGGATTTAATGGAACATTTCAATGTTTCTGGAATAGAAGCATTGGTTCGCCAGTTTGTTTGCAAACCGCGTGCCAACCGACAATCTCCCAATTTGGCGCTGAAACCTGTACAATCGGGCTGGCTGATAATATTCAGACAGCAGAAATGACCGCGTATATGGCAAATATTTCCAGATCTGAAATATCTCTTAACCCAACCTTCCCGCTGCTGATAACTCGTAAAAGCCACCCAGGGACATCAAATGATTTATTCCGCGGGAGTTTTATCAACCATTGTGAACCTTTAGATTAGATTGGCATGTTAATGGAGATGAATACAAGCACAACAGGTAAACTCAAATTGGAAACCCGTTCGATGAACTCCCTGAGAACCCTAATATCCGGATCAGCAGATCCTGTTTTCCTGCTCAATCCGGATGATCAAACTATCGTTGCGGCAAATGATACTGCAATATCAGCCTGCGGTGATGTTGATCTCGTTGGGAAAAAGCTGGATCAGGTGGTTCATTTTGAAACTTTATCAGACCAGCCCAATGACGAAATTGCCTATTTTAATAATCAGTGGCTGGTTCCACACTCTCGCAGAATAAAATTGAATCACAAAACGTATAATAAATTGGATTTAGCCCCATCATCATCCATTCCGGATGATAACACGCTCTTTACAATCCGTAAAATGATCGCTGTTCTGCTCCACAGACTGCGTTCGCCCATGACAGGCATGCAGGGATATCTCGAGATGATCCAGGATGTAAAACACGACAATGATAAACGAAAGCTCGCAAAAGTTGGCGAAGGCCTCGATTATCTCTTTGAAATTATGGATGAACTTGAACTCCTTCATCACGCTGAAGCTTACCTGGAGGATGAGCCCAATGCAACGGCTTCCGACGCTGAAACCGTAATCCGCCAAATGCTGATCGAGTACCCGGTGGAGCTGCGGAACCGTGTAAAAATTGAAACACACACGAACCAGCAATTTGAATTTAACAGTGCCGAGCTCAAACAGATTGTTACATTACTGCTGAATAACAGTGCCGAACACCAAAGCGGAATAAATAAGCCGGTGAAAATAGACATTCACTCCGGGCGAAAAATCACAGTCACAAATTTTGGCACTCCCATACCAGATGAAGTGGTGGATAATCTCTATTTCCCGTTTGTAACCACAAAAGCAAACAACCTGGGCATCGGCCTGAGCCTGGCCCAGTTAATTGCTGGCAGACGGGGAGCCACTATCGTTCTTACCGAAAACAGCCCTGTTCTCGGTATTTCCTTCTCACTGATTTGTAAGCCACAGGAAATATCATCCTGATGTTAAATCTGAGTTCGAAGATGAACTCAGATTTTCTTGAATAGTCACGCTGTGCTGCTTATAACTTTTTTTTTAATGCTCCCTTCCAATACCCCGGTTTTCACAGTTCTATTCTAATTATAAAGTACCTCCAAATTTGACCCCGTTTTTCAGTACTGTATTCCCCGAATTTTGATTGTAAGAATATGAAACAATCAGGGTGAAAAACTTATCATTATCGTAAATCAACCGATAATAACGCCTTACAGGCTTTCGAGAAAACATTTTTCAATATGCAATCACAGGGAGTATTTGTCTGCTCCAGAGTTGCGCTGATTGATGTGAATGTGTGATGCAGTTGATGTGAATATGTGATGCAGAATCACTACGTAGCGATGTTTTCAGAACTCTGTCTAAAATTATCACAAATAGATTGAAAAGAATGCAGGATGTAATGGATACAGAAGATCTGAAAATCAAAGATCTGCCCCGGGCCAAAGCCATATCAAAAGAAAGTAATTTTGAGTTCGATGAACTCTTTTTTTCAATCACGGATGCCAAATCAAAGATTACGTACACCAATGACATTTTTGTGCGGATCAGTAAATACAATCAAGAAGAGATTGTAGGGCAGTTACACAAGCTGATCCGCCATCCGGATATGCCCCGTTCTGTTTTTTACGAATTCTGGAACCATCTGAAAGAAAATCGCCCGGTTGCCGCCTATGTTAAGAACATGGCGAAGGACGGATCGTATTACTGGGTGATGGCGCTCGCATTTCCGTGTGATGGCGGATATCTCTCCATCCGGCTGAAACCCGGCAGTAAGCTCTTCGCAGAGATAAAAAAGCTC
The window above is part of the Rhodohalobacter sp. SW132 genome. Proteins encoded here:
- the fliG gene encoding flagellar motor switch protein FliG; protein product: MAIKTKKKSDLVDDVSKLTGAQKAAVFIITVGSKTASEMMKSLKSNEVEEIMLEVAKIQNVKTDVVDDILRQFYQMMEAKQYILEGGYDYATELLGELGGNANSEKMLRKLKAQSGTTVFDEFQDTKITQIANFIQNEHPQVAALIFSQLQMDKAAEILTHLEPEMQGEIMFRLASMDKISSEVIEEIEEVIKEHMGGMDSMGDRVKSGTATVAHILNEAEISVERAVLDSITARDNKMADEIKEQMFLFEDIIHFDDRTVQLIINEMEKADLVMGLKGVEEQLAEKFLRNMSNRAADMLKEDMEALGPVPLKDVKEAQSSIIKKIKALEESGQISTRKMEEEEIVE
- the fliF gene encoding flagellar basal-body MS-ring/collar protein FliF, which codes for MNKFTDSFQQFFGPLNPAQRTLFVGMVVAIFVFLGALFYWALKPDYALLFGSLQPEAAQEVVAQLEEQGVNYRVENDGRSIYVPNAQVHEMRMKLATVSSSRSDVQGYELFDANSLGMTDFMQQVNKKRALEGELARSINSLDQVEFSRVHLVLPERTPFQQSSVSASASVIITLKQGQKLSGDQVTGITSLIAGSVEMLDSESVTILDQAGNRLTENADNQGDFASGNLQMQLRKTTETYLTERGQSMLDRVLGNGNSILRVSAEHDFDRLVRESDLIDPDSRLIISEDRRTEANNEENLQLVPIDEFTPVAQRGESVVTSQRNQETTSQTRNYEVNKTREIFEKTQGEIKRLSASVLLNYKMGTEVNDAGEEVLVAQPYAQEEIEEFREVVRLALGMSPARGDELTITQIQFHDPTATDNYGYFTDQPTPWGDIFRWVLILATFLTIVALIMNIRKRMGEDEDTGVAVSLPAPKEKTDIEQLDLTDEEKLSLEGMSDVEIEDFVDKKLTAKSRKQLEQKAYVMEEIKDFVELKPAEAAHVIRAMMTLEDEA
- the fliE gene encoding flagellar hook-basal body complex protein FliE, with the protein product MDSFDIQGIRPFREIEISPERGSSVRPQQGGESFSDMLIRAVGSVDETMKESDQNVQDFVAGKTDNVHDVMISMQRAQLSFQMMVEVRNKAIEAYHEISRMQI
- a CDS encoding flagellar basal body rod protein FlgC, producing MLPDRIFSTFQTAGKGLAVQREKIATASRNIANAGVSAPKGSDQIYRPQTVQSRPVPQDNFKNLLLDSISTLKRTDSKHFSQAGPIQSAQKTAGLGPEFEVTEQDSFRYEFDPNHPDADENGMVRYPDVDLVREMTQLVSANRLYEANLSAVEAEKEIIKRSLEI
- a CDS encoding flagellar basal body protein, which codes for MKLIDSNHTQLLARAMDTYTLRQRVTAGNIANADTPGFNKHRVDFEEELQRVQNSSGARGMKEVTPSIVETDQPIELEDELLEMADTQVRVNLVTRSLRHHFEMLKNGITGINR
- a CDS encoding HAMP domain-containing sensor histidine kinase, with translation MNSLRTLISGSADPVFLLNPDDQTIVAANDTAISACGDVDLVGKKLDQVVHFETLSDQPNDEIAYFNNQWLVPHSRRIKLNHKTYNKLDLAPSSSIPDDNTLFTIRKMIAVLLHRLRSPMTGMQGYLEMIQDVKHDNDKRKLAKVGEGLDYLFEIMDELELLHHAEAYLEDEPNATASDAETVIRQMLIEYPVELRNRVKIETHTNQQFEFNSAELKQIVTLLLNNSAEHQSGINKPVKIDIHSGRKITVTNFGTPIPDEVVDNLYFPFVTTKANNLGIGLSLAQLIAGRRGATIVLTENSPVLGISFSLICKPQEISS